The DNA window TGAAGAAGGACTGGCTTCCAAAGTTAATTTTTCTCCATTTATCCATTGAGTTAATTTGTAGTAACTGGATCCAGTTGGCTTTCTAGAGAAAAATGTCTGATTGATATCCTCATCTTTGAGGATATGCTTTGGTAGAATTTGAAGAGATGCCCAGCTATCCAAGGCAGGTGCGTATGCTTTTGTATAATGAATTCGAAATGTATAAGGGTCGGGAGCTTCAGCTTCATCAACTAATTTATAGTCTGACCCATAAGGAGTTCTCGTTTTTTCGTCTGTAACAAGCTTCCAAGTATAAAGAACGTCTTCGCTAGTTAAGGAATGACCATCAGCCCATTTAAGATTTCTTTTCAAATAAAAAGTAATTGTTTTTTGGTCGTCAGAAATTGTCCATTTATCGGCTAATTCAGGCGCTAGCTCTAAATTTTTATCATATTTAATAAGTTTATTAAAAATATTGCCTGAGATTGCTGATGAGGCCGAATCCCCTGCAATCATTGAAATAAGATTACTTGGCTCTCCAGACATTGCATCAATTAGCATTCCACCTTTTTCACTATGAAAAGAGCCTTCGTAATTGTAGACAGTTTCCTTCTTGCTGCTGCACGAAGTTAAGTTAAACAAAAATAAAAATAAGAATATATATTTTGAAAACATAAAGTTGTCAGTTAATTGTTTCTTTTGAGCTGCAAGGTAGATCCAATTTGAATATCTGATGCAGTAATTTGATTGATATCTTTCAATTCATCAACAGATATCCCATATTTTTTTGCAATTTTAGTAAGTGTATCCCCAGGCTTAACTTTGTATTTATTTGGGCTAACTGAAATCTCAGTTTTGCTATCTTTTTGGATTTTTGATTCATCAATATCTTGATGCGCATTTGTCTCTGTTCCCTCTTTCTTTGCTACTAGGATGATTGAAGAGGGCTTGATTAATTTTTGTGGATTTAAGTCATTTGCCTTAATGAGATCACTTTCTTCCATATCAAATTTATTTGCGATTGATTTAATTTTCTCATTACGTTTTGTTTGATAAATGTTCCACGAGACCAAAGGCTTTTCATTTTGACTAAGATTTTTCACAAAGGTATCAGCCGCATTTATAGGTAATATAAATTTTTGTGTTTTTTCATTTGTCCTAATAAGTGGTCTTCTATGCTCAGAATTTAAAAGCAAAAATTCATCATAAGAAATTTCAGCAAGATTTGCGGCAAGATCGGCATCTATAACAGTAGGCGCTTCAACATAGGTAAAATAAGGCTTATTAGGTATCGGATCTATATAAAGTCCGTATTGGCTTGGATTGGATACAATATTTTTTATGGCTTGCAGTTTCGGAACATAATCTTTAGTTTCGGCGGGTAGTTTTAGATTTGCATAGTCCGTTGGCAGACCTTTCGCTTTATTTTTAGCTATCGCTCGACTTACAGTCCCTTCTCCAGCATTATAGGCAGCCAATGCAAGATCCCAGGTACCAAATAATGCATGAAGCTTTTGAAGGTAATCAAGGGCTGCATTTGTTGCATCTACCACATTACGTCTTTTATCCTGCCACCAGTCTTGCTTTAAGCCATATAGTCTTCCTGTAGAGGGGATAAATTGCCAAATGCCTACGGCCTTACTCCTAGAGTTTGCAATTGGGTTATATGCACTTTCTATCATAGGAAGAAGCGCTATTTCTGATGGCATGCCTCTTTTTTCAACCTCTCCCACAACGTAGAAAAGATATTTCTGGCTTCGATCCATCATTCTTTCTATATACTCTGGTCGCGCCGAATACCATTTTTCATATTTTTTGGATCTTGAATTATTCTCATCTTTAATATCAAATCTAGAATAAATTCGCTGCCATAAATTAATTTCAGCCTTAATGGATTGGAAATTTTGAGACTTGTTAGTTGAGCTGGTTGGGTTGAAATTCAAAGTATTTAATTTGTTGATTTCTTGATCAGTTACATCATTTTCTAAGATACTAATTTCTTCTCCTAGAATATTTCTTTCAGCCAAAGCAATCGACATGAATGATATCGAGATACAAATACAAGCTAATAGGTGTTTAGTGAGTAACATCATTTCAATACTGATCTTTAAGATCTCTAAGCTTTTTGAATGTCTCTAAAGAATCACAATTTAGGAATGGATTTGTTCTTAACTCTTCGTCGAGCGATGATGGAACAGTAATTTTTAGTTTTGAAGTAAATTCACTTCTTAATTTTAGATTCATATCATGAGGTTTTAATGACAGAGCGAATGCAATATTTTTTTTAGTATATTCATGTGCACAATAGACTTTTGTCTCTTTCGGTAAAGCACTTATTTTTTTTAATGAGTTATACATTTGCTCATGGGTTCCATCGAATATTCTGCCGCATCCACATGCAAAAAGGGTATCACCACAGAAAAGGTTTTTCATATCGTAATATGCGATATGCCCTTGGGTATGGCCAGGAATTTCAATTATTTTATAGTTTATTTGAAGCTCAGGAATATTAATTTCATCCCCATTTTTAAGGCTTATATTGACAAAATCATATTTGTCTTTTTCTGGGGCATAGATTGTAATATCCGGATATTTTTTGTGAAGCTGCGAAACCCCGCCAATGTGATCGGCATGATGGTGTGTGATTAAAATAGCAGCTAGGCTGAGGCTCTTTCTTTTTAATACTTCGATGACTGGGTTTGCATCACCAGGGTCAATAACAATGCAATTTTGATCGTTATGAATTAACCAAATATAATTATCTTGAAAGGCTTCAATGGGCTCGATTTTAATAAATTGTTTTTCTTTGTAGCCTGTCATTTGTATTCATAGTAAAGTATTTCTATCATTATAAGATATTTTTTATGCCTAAAATTTCACCACAGGAATGGTTTAATAGCCCTTTGGGTCGATATTTAATTGCTTTAGAATATAAATATATAAACCCTGTTGTTGTTGATACATTTGGATTTTATGCGATTCAAATAGGCAATTTCGACATTGATTTTTTGGATCATTCGCGAATTCAGAACAAATTCTCGTTAAACTCGAATCAAGCTGATTTAATGACGTCGAACGAAGCCTTGCCCTTTGACGAGTCTTCGGTAGATTTGCTTATTGTTCCTCACATATTAGAGCAAATGTCCGAACCTTATGAATTACTGAAAGAGATCCATCGGGTGTTGATGCCCGAAGGGCGTCTGATAATTACAGGTTTTAATCCAACGAGCTTGTGGGGAATAAAAAGATTTTTAAGTTTTGATATTGATTACCCTTGGAATACTAAATTTATATCGCTTAGCAAAATTAGAGAGTGGCTACCTATTGTTGGGCTAGAAATGGTTGAAGGGAAAATGGGGTGTTATATTCCTCCAATTCAGCAATCATCATGGCTGAAAAAAATACAGGTTATGGAACAATTAGGCGATCGATGGTGGCCAATGTTGGGGGGATTTTATTTTCTAGTTATACAAAAGAGGGTGCATGGTATGACGCCCATTCAGCCTTTGTGGCAAAAGAAATTAATTAAGACTACAATTTATTCAGCACAAAAATCTAAAACTTATAAAGTTAAACCATGAAACCTGATATCACAATATATACAGACGGTGCTTGCAAAGGTAATCCAGGAGATGGTGGCTGGGGTGCATTATTAATTTCTGGAGCAAATGAAAAATCTATTTTTGGTGGCGAAAAGAATACTACGAATAATCGTATGGAGCTGTTGGCAGTTATTAAAGCGCTCGAAATTGTTAAACAGGCGTCTGAAATTAAAATATATACGGATTCCACTTACGTTCAAAAAGGTATTACGGAATGGATTCATGCTTGGAAGCTTAACCAGTGGAAAAATAGTAGTAAAAAAATTATCAAGAATATAGACTTATGGCAAAGGCTTGATGAGCTGGCATCTGCTCATTCAATCGAATGGCTATGGGTTAAAGGTCATGCTGGTCATGATGGCAATGAAAAGGCAGATCAACTTGCAAATCAGGGCGTTGATAGTTTATTTAAGGAGTCATGGTGAGACATATATTTTTAGATACTGAAACAACAGGCCTGTATGCAAATCAAGGGCATCGAATTATTGAAATTGCTGCAATTGAAATTATAAATCGTCGACCCACAAATAATTCTTTTCATTTTTATGTAAATCCAGATAGGGAAATAGATCCTGCGGCTCAAGAAGTGCATGGGATCACTTTAGATTTTTTACAAGACAAACCTAGATTTACGGAAATTGCTTCTGATTTTATAAAATTTGTTAAAGACGCAACGCTTATTATTCATAACGCACCATTTGATATTGGTTTTATTAATATGGAGCTTGGTTTAATCGAAAAGCCACCAATTGAAGAAGCGGTTGAAAATGTTATTGATACCTTAAAAATGGCTAAAGATATGCGGCCAGGACAACGAAATAGCTTGGATGCTTTATGTCGTTTTTATAACATCAACAATTCGCAAAGAAGTCTTCATGGGGCTTTATTAGATGCGCAACTTTTGGCCGAAGTTTATTTGGCTATGACTCGCGGACAAGAGGATCTTATGATTGATTTTCAATACAATGGGTCTGATATTGTTGGAGAAAAAAATGCCAAGCGCCCAACAAACCTTTTTATTTTAAAGGCTGATGATGAAGAACTTAAAAGTCATGAAGCTTATTTGAATAAAATGAAAGGCGAAAAGAAACTAGCTTGGTAATCAAAACTACAATGCATCAGCCCAGCTGTTCGGCGTTTCATAAATACGAATTTGTTTAATTTTAAGCTGATGATTAAAACGATTATTAAATTCAGAACTTAAAATTAAATAAGCTTCTGATGCCATATTTTCGGCAGTTGGGACAACTGGAAAAATTACAGTTTTATGATTTGGTAGTGTGTTTAAAAAATTAACAATTTCTTTATCATCTTTATAAACAATAAATGCATGATCCCAGCGATCTACTATTAAATCTTTAATAATTTGTTTTACATCAGAAAAATCAATAACCATACCAAAATCTGAACTTTTATTATCGTCATGAATGGGGCCTGTTACGGTAACTTCGATTGCATAACGGTGGCCATGTAAATTTTTGCAGTTACTTTTATGGTTGGGTATGCGATGCCCTGCATCAAATTCTAATCTGGTTGTTATGTCCATTTATTAAACTTTAATGTCGTCTAGATAAATGTCATTTTACCATTGCTTCATATTAAAAGATCTATAGCCTCGCAATGCGTTGTAATGCTGGGGGATGAGAATCATAAAATGCCGAATATAAAGGGTCGGGTGTTAAAGTAGATGCATTATCTCGATAAAGTTTTACGAGCGAGTCTTTGAGATATTTTGCGCTCGAATGTATTTTTGCATAACGATCTGCTTCAAATTCATTTTGTCTTGAATAGAAGGCCATGATAGGTCTTATAAAAAAGATAAAAGTGGGGCCAACTAACATAAAAAGAAGCAGGGCACTTCCATCCGAAGGACTGGAAATACCAAGGCCATGGTAAAACCATATTTGATCTTTTAGATAACCTAGAATAGCGAGGCCAACAAAGCTCACTAAGAACATCATAAGAATTCTTTTTTTAACATGGTTATGATGAAAATGACCAAGCTCATGAGCTAAAACAGCTTCAATTTCATTATGATTAAGACGTTCTAAAAGGGTATCAAAAAATACGATACGTTTATTTTTACCAAACCCTGTGAAATATGCATTGCCATGATTGCTTCTTGCTGATCCATCCATAACAAATAATCCTTGAGACCTAAATCCACATTTTTTTAATAATGCGATAATTTTAGTTTTTAAGGATTTATCTTTTAAAGGTGAGAATTTATTAAAAAAAGGAGCAATCCAAGTAGGATAGATAGCAAGTATTAAAAGATTAAATAAACTCCACACTGCCCAAAGATAAAACCACCAATAATCCCCAGCATTTTTTAGCATCCACAATGCAATAAATAAAATAGGAAGGCCAAGACACAAGCCTAAAATCATCTGTTTATAAAGATCCGTAAAAAATAATTTTTTTGTCATTCGATTGAAGCCAAATTTTTCATCAATTCTGAATGTTTTGTAATAATTAAAAGGAAGATCGATAAGGCTTGTAATCAACATCACACTCAAAATGATTGCGACATCTTTCAAAAGGGGTGATGTAACTTCATTGTAAAGTTGTGAGATTACGCTGATAAATCCTCCAACAGTCAGAAGCAAAAGGGTAAAAGCTTGAACGATTGTATCTTTAAAGCCCAATTCACTTTTTTCAATTGCATAATGTGCAGCTTTTTGATGATCTTTAAGGCTAATATTTTTCTTAAAGGCATCAGGTACTTTATTTTTATTAAGCGATACAAAATTAATATGTCTTTTTACAAGCCATAAATGAATACCCGTAGTTAAGGCAAGAATTGCAATAAAAGTGTTGCGTAGTATTTCGTCCATAATCTCTCTGAATTAAGTTAATATTCTAGTATTCTGTATGAAAACAATCTTATTTTGTAGATTGTTTCAATCAATTAGTACTTTTTTAATGGAAATCATGATGAGCTCTTCGGACGATAATTTAATATGGCTTGATATGGAGATGAGTGGGCTTAATACCGAGACTGATAAGGTGCTCGAAGTTGCAACTGTAGTGACTGATCCACACTTAAATATCATTGCAGAAGGCCCTGTTATTGTTATTCATCAAGCGGATGAAATATTGAATGGCATGGATGCTTGGAATCAATCTACACATTCGAAGTCGGGCCTGATAGAAAGGGTTAAGCAATCAATGTTTGATGAAGTTTATGCATCAGAGATTACCATTGAGTTTTTAAAAAAGCATATTGCGCCGAATAAATCACCGATGTGTGGAAATTCAATCTGCCAAGATCGACGTTTCATGGCAAAGCACATGCCAAATCTAGAAAGCTATTTTCATTATAGGAATCTAGATGTAAGCGTTTTTAAAGAGCTTTCTCGTCGATGGAGACCTTCACTATACCAAGGGTTTAAAAAATCAAGTAAACACGAGGCTTTGTCAGATATATATGAGTCTATTGATGAATTAAAATATTATCGTGAACATTTTTTAAAATTATCTTGAAAAATTTTTTATATATAGGATTAGCTGCAGCTCTTGGTGCGTGGAGCCGATGGGGTATAGGTATTTTATTAAATGCTATGCATCCATTATTTCCATTAGGAACACTGACAGCAAATTTAATAGGTGGTTATTTAACAGGTATAACGATGGGCGCGTTCGAGTTGTTTAGCGAACTTAACCCTGACTTAAAATTGATTATTAATATTGGTTTTTTAGGCGGCCTTACAACATTCTCCGCTTTCACTGCCGAAGTTTTTCAATTACTGCAAAAGAATGAGCTCGTTGCCTCGCTCACTCTTGTTGCGCTTCATGTCATTGGATCTCTATTGATGGCCTACCTTGGCTGGCTTTCTATAAGCTTTATTAAGCAATAAACTATTTAGCAGCTTTTTTCTTCGCAGCCTTAGTTTCTATCATTACGATAGGCTCATCTTTAACTTTATCTTTTTCTTTCTTTTGCCAAGCTGCCGTTTTCTTTGGCGCTGCTTTTTTAGATTTTTCTTCTATTTCTTTTTTAGCTTTAGGTTTTGATCTGTTTTTTGTTTCAACAAGCTCAAGACCAATCGCCTTTAGATCAACTGGTTTTTCTTCCTCTCGCTTTTTGGGTTTAGTAGGTTTTTTAGAAATTTCATTTGATTTAGACTCTATTTTCTTAGCCTGCGCATCATTAACTTCTTGGGAAGATTTATTTAAAACGGGAGCATCTTGCGCCGCTAAAGCTTTTTTCTCAAAATCATTTGGCCCTTGATTAGCTCTGGCATCTCGATCTTTATTGAAGCGACCACGTTTATTGTTTCGGCCTCTTCTGTTGCTCTCTTGATTTGGTCGCGTATCTGAAGGCGATACTTTTTCAGTGGAAGTTGTTGCAATGTCCGATTGAGAAGGCTGACCTTCTCCTTGAGCTTGTTTTCTATTATGTTGTTTAAATTTCTGATGACGATTATTTCGTCCTCGATTATTGTGATGTGGTCGTGGACGATTGTTTTCATTTGTTTCAGAAGTTTCCAGTTTTTCTTCATTATTGTTTTCTGTATTCTCATCATCTCCAGCAATGAGATTTTTAAAGAAGCCAAATAATGTTTTATTCGATTTTCCAGATCCTGAAGGAGCAGGACTATCGGGAACAATACCTTTAACTAAAGGTTCTTGTCTAGGTTCATTAGACGCTTGTTTATAGCTTAAAACTTGATTGCCTTCATTCAATGACTCCATCATTTGATAGCTAGGCTTAGATTGGCTTGCAATATCCTCTTGTTTTGTACTTGAGATTGAATAGTTTGGAGACTCAAGATGCTTATTAGGAATTAATATGATTTCAACTTTTAAGCGCTGTTCAAGATTAAAAATATCGGAGCGTTTTTCATTAAGGAGGAATGTTGCAACTTCAATAGGCAATTGAGCCGAAATAGTTGCATTATGTTCTTTCATAGATTCTTCTTGAATCATACGAAGAATATGCAATGCCGTTGATTGAATATCTCTAATTGAACCAGTGCCATTACATTTTGTGCATATACTATTGCTAGATTCGCCAATACTTGGACGAAGTCGCTGACGAGAAAGCTCAAGCAATCCAAAGCGAGAAATTTTACCTGTCTGGACTCGCGCACGATCATGATGAAGTGCCTCTCTAAAGCGATTTTCAACCTCGCGTTGATTTTTTTGACTTTCCATATCAATGAAGTCAATCACCACTAAGCCACCCAAATCTCGAAGTCTTAATTGCTTAGCAACTTCTTCAGCAGCTTCAATATTGGTATTAAATGCAGTATGTTCAATATCACTTCCTTTTGTGGCTCTTGATGAATTTACGTCAATAGAAACAAGAGCTTCAGTATGGTCAATCACAATGGCGCCGCCTGACGGCAATCTTACTTCCCTAGAGAAAGCTGATTCAATTTGATGTTCAATTTGAAAGCGAGAAAATAAAGAAACTTCATCTTCGTATAGCTTTAC is part of the Candidatus Methylopumilus rimovensis genome and encodes:
- the rnhA gene encoding ribonuclease HI; translation: MKPDITIYTDGACKGNPGDGGWGALLISGANEKSIFGGEKNTTNNRMELLAVIKALEIVKQASEIKIYTDSTYVQKGITEWIHAWKLNQWKNSSKKIIKNIDLWQRLDELASAHSIEWLWVKGHAGHDGNEKADQLANQGVDSLFKESW
- the gloB gene encoding hydroxyacylglutathione hydrolase; the protein is MTGYKEKQFIKIEPIEAFQDNYIWLIHNDQNCIVIDPGDANPVIEVLKRKSLSLAAILITHHHADHIGGVSQLHKKYPDITIYAPEKDKYDFVNISLKNGDEINIPELQINYKIIEIPGHTQGHIAYYDMKNLFCGDTLFACGCGRIFDGTHEQMYNSLKKISALPKETKVYCAHEYTKKNIAFALSLKPHDMNLKLRSEFTSKLKITVPSSLDEELRTNPFLNCDSLETFKKLRDLKDQY
- a CDS encoding M48 family metallopeptidase, which translates into the protein MDEILRNTFIAILALTTGIHLWLVKRHINFVSLNKNKVPDAFKKNISLKDHQKAAHYAIEKSELGFKDTIVQAFTLLLLTVGGFISVISQLYNEVTSPLLKDVAIILSVMLITSLIDLPFNYYKTFRIDEKFGFNRMTKKLFFTDLYKQMILGLCLGLPILFIALWMLKNAGDYWWFYLWAVWSLFNLLILAIYPTWIAPFFNKFSPLKDKSLKTKIIALLKKCGFRSQGLFVMDGSARSNHGNAYFTGFGKNKRIVFFDTLLERLNHNEIEAVLAHELGHFHHNHVKKRILMMFLVSFVGLAILGYLKDQIWFYHGLGISSPSDGSALLLFMLVGPTFIFFIRPIMAFYSRQNEFEADRYAKIHSSAKYLKDSLVKLYRDNASTLTPDPLYSAFYDSHPPALQRIARL
- the crcB gene encoding fluoride efflux transporter CrcB, with amino-acid sequence MKNFLYIGLAAALGAWSRWGIGILLNAMHPLFPLGTLTANLIGGYLTGITMGAFELFSELNPDLKLIINIGFLGGLTTFSAFTAEVFQLLQKNELVASLTLVALHVIGSLLMAYLGWLSISFIKQ
- a CDS encoding Rne/Rng family ribonuclease, whose protein sequence is MKRMLFNATQSEELRVAIVDGQKLIDLDIERGSRALKKSNIYKGIVTRIEPSLEAAFVNYGTERHGFLPFKEISPQYFKESTQNRPRIQDVIEEGQEIIIQVTKEERGNKGAALSSYLSLAGRYIVLMPNNPDGGGVSRRVEGEERNEFRDHISNLDIPEGMSVIGRTAGVGSSLEELQWDLNYLKQLWTAIEEASQGQSGAFLIYQEGNLVIRAIRDYFHPDIGEILIDTQEIYDQATQFMNHVMPNYVDRVKLYEDEVSLFSRFQIEHQIESAFSREVRLPSGGAIVIDHTEALVSIDVNSSRATKGSDIEHTAFNTNIEAAEEVAKQLRLRDLGGLVVIDFIDMESQKNQREVENRFREALHHDRARVQTGKISRFGLLELSRQRLRPSIGESSNSICTKCNGTGSIRDIQSTALHILRMIQEESMKEHNATISAQLPIEVATFLLNEKRSDIFNLEQRLKVEIILIPNKHLESPNYSISSTKQEDIASQSKPSYQMMESLNEGNQVLSYKQASNEPRQEPLVKGIVPDSPAPSGSGKSNKTLFGFFKNLIAGDDENTENNNEEKLETSETNENNRPRPHHNNRGRNNRHQKFKQHNRKQAQGEGQPSQSDIATTSTEKVSPSDTRPNQESNRRGRNNKRGRFNKDRDARANQGPNDFEKKALAAQDAPVLNKSSQEVNDAQAKKIESKSNEISKKPTKPKKREEEKPVDLKAIGLELVETKNRSKPKAKKEIEEKSKKAAPKKTAAWQKKEKDKVKDEPIVMIETKAAKKKAAK
- a CDS encoding class I SAM-dependent methyltransferase, which translates into the protein MPKISPQEWFNSPLGRYLIALEYKYINPVVVDTFGFYAIQIGNFDIDFLDHSRIQNKFSLNSNQADLMTSNEALPFDESSVDLLIVPHILEQMSEPYELLKEIHRVLMPEGRLIITGFNPTSLWGIKRFLSFDIDYPWNTKFISLSKIREWLPIVGLEMVEGKMGCYIPPIQQSSWLKKIQVMEQLGDRWWPMLGGFYFLVIQKRVHGMTPIQPLWQKKLIKTTIYSAQKSKTYKVKP
- the queD gene encoding 6-carboxytetrahydropterin synthase QueD, which produces MDITTRLEFDAGHRIPNHKSNCKNLHGHRYAIEVTVTGPIHDDNKSSDFGMVIDFSDVKQIIKDLIVDRWDHAFIVYKDDKEIVNFLNTLPNHKTVIFPVVPTAENMASEAYLILSSEFNNRFNHQLKIKQIRIYETPNSWADAL
- the orn gene encoding oligoribonuclease, which encodes MSSSDDNLIWLDMEMSGLNTETDKVLEVATVVTDPHLNIIAEGPVIVIHQADEILNGMDAWNQSTHSKSGLIERVKQSMFDEVYASEITIEFLKKHIAPNKSPMCGNSICQDRRFMAKHMPNLESYFHYRNLDVSVFKELSRRWRPSLYQGFKKSSKHEALSDIYESIDELKYYREHFLKLS
- a CDS encoding transglycosylase SLT domain-containing protein, whose product is MSIALAERNILGEEISILENDVTDQEINKLNTLNFNPTSSTNKSQNFQSIKAEINLWQRIYSRFDIKDENNSRSKKYEKWYSARPEYIERMMDRSQKYLFYVVGEVEKRGMPSEIALLPMIESAYNPIANSRSKAVGIWQFIPSTGRLYGLKQDWWQDKRRNVVDATNAALDYLQKLHALFGTWDLALAAYNAGEGTVSRAIAKNKAKGLPTDYANLKLPAETKDYVPKLQAIKNIVSNPSQYGLYIDPIPNKPYFTYVEAPTVIDADLAANLAEISYDEFLLLNSEHRRPLIRTNEKTQKFILPINAADTFVKNLSQNEKPLVSWNIYQTKRNEKIKSIANKFDMEESDLIKANDLNPQKLIKPSSIILVAKKEGTETNAHQDIDESKIQKDSKTEISVSPNKYKVKPGDTLTKIAKKYGISVDELKDINQITASDIQIGSTLQLKRNN
- the dnaQ gene encoding DNA polymerase III subunit epsilon, with protein sequence MRHIFLDTETTGLYANQGHRIIEIAAIEIINRRPTNNSFHFYVNPDREIDPAAQEVHGITLDFLQDKPRFTEIASDFIKFVKDATLIIHNAPFDIGFINMELGLIEKPPIEEAVENVIDTLKMAKDMRPGQRNSLDALCRFYNINNSQRSLHGALLDAQLLAEVYLAMTRGQEDLMIDFQYNGSDIVGEKNAKRPTNLFILKADDEELKSHEAYLNKMKGEKKLAW